cttttttattgtcTATAAACTATAATACAACGACTAGGTTGTCAATTTGTAAAATCAATCTATAAATTCCTTATATATAGTTGAAACAATACtctaaaaatgaataataaaaatagttAAACCAATGggtttattgatttgatctGTTGTCATTCTTTGTGGACTTCATTGATTGACCATTGTAGTTTCCATATTGTTGAGCATTATAATTTGCCATTTGATGAGGAAAAACGTAGCTAATATTAGGATTGTTAGGATTGACAACTGGCTGTGCTTGTgtttgttgctgctgttgtgCTAATGGTGGCAATATTGGTGGAATTGGTGATACTTGATTTGGAAACTTTGTTTGACTTGGAATTCGTGATCCAATGGTAGGGGGCATTCCAGAGTTTGGGGACACTTTCGACATTGGTTGTTCTTGAACACTTGGTGTTTGAATCATTGGAGATGCCGAAGTCCAGCTCccattattataataatttaatccAAAGCCATCTCCAGAACTTTGATTGAATATTGCAGGGGTTGTAGAAGAACTCTTGGATTGTGGTTGTAATGGAATAGTAGAAGAGTTAGCAATCACATTGGTGGAAGTAGTAGTAccagcagcaacagcagcagcagtcACAGGATCAATAGTATTAGATACCGTTGTTGAATTATCCATTCCACTACCATTAGCAATTGCGGTATTGTTAACAGAATTGGAACCTGATGGCCCATTTGTTGACAAATTTTCCATAATATCAGCTCCAACTGGCTCAAGAGAAGTATCAATGTTACCATTTGTTGTCTCTGTTACTGGTCCGTACTGCTTATAATCAGCAATTTGTTCCTTACTCCCATCAACAAGAGGGTCCAAGTAATAAGGTATGTTATCCAGTACCGTCAACCAATTTGGATCATTCAAGTGGAAGCCattcaaatat
The sequence above is a segment of the Candida albicans SC5314 chromosome 3, complete sequence genome. Coding sequences within it:
- a CDS encoding uncharacterized protein (Protein of unknown function; Hog1p-repressed; Spider biofilm induced) codes for the protein MLGQGMIVIFIFLHHKAKEFVENDPKTKLNNGFLQLIEKNLDTLLQFEFRLSTKYITTSRMWSSNMVYLINRVLNLINMIYEKQEELEREKDKDQEFEESDKQSLITMKSASSSEEPSNSAPPIPSIEDEFPITTAQGNLLYLFNTNSFGDPSQFEYLNGFHLNDPNWLTVSDNIPYYLDPLVDGSKEQIADYKQYGPVTETTNGNIDTSLEPVGADIMENLSTNGPSGSNSVNNTAIANGSGMDNSTTVSNTIDPVTAAAVAAGTTTSTNVIANSSTIPLQPQSKSSSTTPAIFNQSSGDGFGLNYYNNGSWTSASPMIQTPSVQEQPMSKVSPNSGMPPTIGSRIPSQTKFPNQVSPIPPILPPLAQQQQQTQAQPVVNPNNPNISYVFPHQMANYNAQQYGNYNGQSMKSTKNDNRSNQ